In a single window of the Vigna unguiculata cultivar IT97K-499-35 unplaced genomic scaffold, ASM411807v1 contig_422, whole genome shotgun sequence genome:
- the LOC114171931 gene encoding uncharacterized protein LOC114171931, translated as MEIGEGQGVLAGYCGTLAIDCNLFPINFERWSGKIGMPDTYFLECFKEILQPRFCFKIGEASAQRYCKLTLGRKWVAHRQNLCNEFYDPTKSKKEIISNVPNGIDRTQWAHFVTYRLKPETLEICKKNRENRKSK; from the exons ATGGAAATTGGTGAAGGACAAGGCGTGCTTGCAGGATATTGTGGTACATTGGCAATTGATTGTAATTTGTTTccaattaattttgaaagatgGTCTGGGAAAATAGGCATGCCTGACACTTACTTCTTGGAATGCTTTAAGGAAATATTACAG cCTCGATTTTGTTTTAAGATTGGTGAAGCTAGTGCACAACGGTATTGCAAACTAACTCTTGGTAGGAAGTGGGTTGCACATAGGCAGAACTTATGCAATGAGTTCTATGATCCAACGAAAAGCAAAAAGGAAATCATAAGTAATGTGCCAAATGGTATAGACAGAACTCAATGGGCTCATTTTGTTACTTATCGTCTAAAACCGGAAACATTG gagatttgtaaaaaaaatagagaaaatcgTAAAAGCAAGTAA